A window of Haliscomenobacter hydrossis DSM 1100 contains these coding sequences:
- a CDS encoding glycoside hydrolase family 30 protein: protein MCTKKQQLVILVLACSFNVFPSRTFAQIQSWVTHPASNLFLQKSTITTSPLKGNETLPCIFIDGLKTFQSMDGFGCTLTGGSAQVLAKMSAEKRAELLQELFNPKAPGSIGISYLRISVGASDLSDHAFSYNDLPDGQTDPQQLKFSLEPDRATFLPILKEILRINPAIKIMASPWSPPTWMKTNGNSKGGSLKPEYYAAYALYLVKYIKAMRSEGIVIDALTVQNEPLHPGNNPSLLMYAHEQANFVKNHLGPAFVKNGLKTKILIYDHNADRPDYPIAILNDPLAKKYIDGSAFHLYGGTIDALSEVHAAHPDKNLYFTEQWIGAPGNMAGDLRWHIKNLMIGAPRNWAKNVLEWNLASNPQWGPHTDGGCTECLGVVTLDADAITRNPAYYIIAHASKFVQPGAKRIASNTALSLANVAFKNPDGSTVLLIVNDGGDEVEFRVSAGKTGFVHKLADGAVATLVW from the coding sequence ATGTGCACTAAAAAACAACAGCTCGTTATCCTTGTGCTCGCTTGCAGCTTCAACGTATTTCCTTCTAGAACATTTGCCCAAATCCAAAGCTGGGTTACCCATCCTGCCAGCAATCTTTTTCTCCAAAAATCGACCATCACCACCTCCCCCCTCAAAGGCAACGAAACCCTGCCTTGCATCTTCATTGACGGCCTTAAAACCTTCCAATCCATGGATGGTTTTGGCTGTACCCTGACCGGAGGTAGTGCTCAAGTTTTGGCAAAAATGAGCGCTGAAAAACGCGCCGAACTGCTCCAGGAACTGTTCAATCCCAAGGCACCCGGTAGCATTGGCATCAGCTATCTGCGCATCAGTGTGGGGGCTTCGGATTTGAGCGATCATGCTTTTAGCTACAATGATTTGCCAGATGGACAAACCGACCCACAGCAGTTGAAATTCAGCCTGGAGCCGGATCGCGCGACATTTTTGCCCATCCTCAAAGAAATCCTGCGCATCAATCCCGCCATCAAAATTATGGCTTCACCCTGGTCGCCACCCACCTGGATGAAAACCAACGGCAACTCCAAAGGCGGCAGTTTGAAGCCGGAATACTACGCCGCTTACGCCCTCTATTTGGTCAAATACATCAAAGCCATGCGCAGCGAGGGCATTGTTATCGATGCGCTTACGGTACAAAACGAACCCCTACACCCCGGCAACAATCCGTCCCTGTTGATGTACGCCCACGAGCAGGCTAATTTTGTGAAAAACCACCTGGGGCCAGCTTTTGTCAAAAATGGACTCAAAACCAAAATCCTCATTTACGACCACAATGCCGATCGCCCCGATTATCCCATCGCCATCCTCAACGATCCATTGGCCAAAAAATACATCGATGGCTCGGCCTTTCACCTGTATGGCGGAACCATCGACGCGCTATCAGAGGTGCACGCAGCCCATCCCGACAAAAACCTGTACTTCACCGAACAGTGGATTGGCGCACCGGGCAACATGGCGGGTGACCTACGTTGGCACATCAAAAATCTGATGATTGGCGCGCCGCGCAACTGGGCCAAAAATGTGCTGGAATGGAACCTCGCCTCAAATCCGCAATGGGGCCCCCATACCGACGGGGGCTGCACCGAATGTTTGGGGGTCGTGACCCTGGATGCTGACGCAATAACCCGCAATCCGGCCTATTACATCATTGCCCACGCCTCCAAGTTTGTGCAGCCAGGTGCCAAACGCATTGCATCGAATACGGCCCTTTCATTGGCCAATGTCGCGTTCAAAAACCCCGATGGTAGTACGGTCTTACTGATTGTGAATGATGGGGGAGACGAAGTTGAGTTTCGGGTGAGTGCGGGTAAAACGGGTTTTGTCCATAAGTTGGCGGACGGAGCCGTGGCTACTTTGGTTTGGTAA
- a CDS encoding 3-hydroxyacyl-CoA dehydrogenase NAD-binding domain-containing protein has product MIYYKKDTDNIVTLTLDMKGRPMNVINHEIFEAFVPVVEQLKADKKRGTLRGVILTSGKKTFLAGGDLEYLYQTHDPAEVFAFCEKMKKFLRELESPGVAVVAALNGSAIGTGFEVALACHHRIAVNDKRTVLGLPEVELGLIPGGGGIVRLMWLLGIEKAFHILSSGQRYSPREALQAGIIDDLAPNQKEMLEMAKDWLLSNKESRRPWDQTGQSIPGGSAKEATAAEYVRAEAARLAAKTHHNYPAPQAILNVLSEGSKVDFDTAERIESRYYTQLVMSKQCKNMIKAFWFDSNYIKHGLNRPKGFGKFRPKKVGIIGAGGLMGSGIAYACLQNGLDVVMKDVSKLIAERGRDYVRNKLHPLIQSGEMTKAEGDKMMHRIVTTEDPREFETCDLVIEAVFENAMVKQKVTKEAEVFMDEYSFMASNTVSIPITKLAEVSMRPDNYVGLHFFHPADEVPLVEIVRGARTSEETVARAFDFVKAIQKTPIIVKDDWGFYAARVQNTYILEGITMLKEGYPPALIENLGRQAGMPKGALAMADDLGLNLVFNYESQAGEHYGPKYIPHPAVEALDKMLQELQRPGRHKKAGFYTYAEDGQRQLWPELSTHFGPQLSNFDRQELIDRLLISQVLEAVWCMQEGVINSIAAANLGSIYGWGFPSFKGGTIQYIADYGVEAFIARCKDLRGKYGSRFRIPKRLEELVKDSELVGDLVGMV; this is encoded by the coding sequence ATGATTTATTACAAAAAAGATACCGACAACATCGTCACCCTTACCCTGGACATGAAAGGGCGGCCCATGAACGTGATCAACCACGAGATCTTCGAGGCATTTGTTCCGGTGGTGGAACAATTGAAAGCCGACAAAAAGCGGGGCACACTCCGCGGGGTGATTTTGACTTCGGGCAAAAAAACCTTTTTGGCGGGAGGAGATCTGGAATATTTGTACCAAACCCACGACCCGGCAGAGGTTTTTGCTTTTTGTGAAAAAATGAAAAAATTCCTGCGCGAACTGGAAAGTCCCGGCGTAGCAGTGGTGGCCGCGCTCAATGGCAGTGCCATCGGTACGGGTTTTGAAGTGGCGCTGGCTTGTCACCACCGCATTGCCGTCAATGACAAACGTACGGTATTGGGTTTGCCCGAAGTGGAACTGGGCTTGATCCCCGGTGGCGGAGGGATTGTGCGCCTGATGTGGTTGTTGGGGATCGAAAAAGCCTTCCACATTCTAAGCAGTGGTCAACGTTACTCCCCCCGGGAGGCGCTGCAAGCGGGCATCATCGACGATTTGGCTCCCAATCAAAAAGAGATGTTGGAGATGGCCAAAGATTGGCTACTCAGCAACAAAGAAAGTCGCCGTCCCTGGGATCAGACCGGGCAAAGCATCCCCGGTGGCTCGGCCAAAGAAGCCACTGCGGCTGAATACGTTCGGGCGGAAGCGGCTCGGTTAGCGGCTAAAACCCACCACAATTACCCGGCACCACAAGCCATTCTCAACGTATTGTCAGAAGGCTCCAAGGTAGATTTTGATACCGCCGAACGCATCGAAAGCCGTTACTACACCCAACTGGTCATGAGCAAGCAGTGCAAAAACATGATCAAAGCCTTTTGGTTCGACAGCAATTACATCAAACACGGCCTCAATCGGCCCAAGGGATTTGGCAAGTTTCGGCCTAAAAAAGTGGGCATCATCGGGGCGGGTGGACTCATGGGATCGGGCATCGCCTACGCTTGTTTGCAAAACGGCCTGGACGTGGTGATGAAAGACGTATCCAAACTCATCGCTGAGCGTGGGCGGGATTATGTGCGCAACAAACTCCATCCACTCATCCAATCCGGCGAGATGACCAAAGCCGAGGGGGATAAAATGATGCACCGCATTGTCACTACCGAAGATCCCCGCGAGTTTGAAACCTGTGACCTCGTGATTGAAGCGGTATTTGAAAACGCGATGGTCAAACAAAAAGTGACCAAAGAGGCGGAGGTTTTTATGGACGAGTACTCGTTTATGGCCAGCAATACGGTGTCGATTCCGATCACCAAATTGGCCGAAGTATCCATGCGTCCCGACAATTACGTGGGTCTCCACTTTTTTCACCCCGCCGATGAAGTGCCGCTGGTGGAGATTGTACGCGGTGCCCGCACTTCGGAGGAAACCGTTGCGCGTGCCTTCGACTTTGTAAAAGCGATTCAAAAAACGCCCATCATTGTCAAAGACGATTGGGGTTTTTATGCGGCACGGGTGCAAAACACCTACATCCTGGAGGGCATCACGATGCTCAAAGAGGGCTATCCTCCGGCCTTGATTGAAAACCTGGGTCGGCAGGCGGGTATGCCCAAAGGTGCCCTGGCCATGGCTGATGACCTGGGCCTCAACCTGGTGTTCAATTACGAAAGCCAGGCGGGGGAACACTACGGCCCCAAGTACATCCCGCACCCGGCGGTAGAAGCACTCGATAAAATGCTGCAAGAACTCCAGCGCCCCGGACGGCACAAAAAAGCAGGTTTTTATACCTACGCCGAAGATGGTCAACGCCAGCTTTGGCCCGAGTTGAGCACCCATTTTGGCCCACAACTCAGCAATTTCGACCGCCAGGAATTGATTGATCGGTTGCTCATTTCCCAGGTTCTGGAGGCGGTGTGGTGCATGCAGGAGGGGGTGATCAATTCGATTGCGGCGGCCAATTTGGGCAGTATTTATGGATGGGGTTTTCCTTCATTTAAAGGGGGCACCATTCAATACATCGCCGATTATGGGGTAGAGGCTTTTATTGCCCGCTGCAAAGATTTGCGCGGCAAATATGGCTCGCGCTTCCGCATTCCGAAACGTTTGGAGGAATTGGTGAAGGACAGCGAATTGGTGGGGGATTTGGTCGGGATGGTATGA
- a CDS encoding acetyl-CoA C-acetyltransferase, protein MSDAFIFDALRTPRGRGKTNGSLYEIKPLDLLGTALENLRTRNQLDTNEVEDVIIGCVTPTDDQGFNIAKAALIHCGWSERVGGLTINRFCASGLEAINLAAAKIKIGWSGLMVAGGVESMSRVPMGSDAGPLMYDPELINRADYIPQGISADLIATIEGFTREDVDAFALHSHQRAAAAAQAGFFAKSIIPIYDRNGLPILAHDEYARPDTDEAILQRLRPSFASAGALGFDEMALHKYPLLEKINHVHTAGNSSGIVDAAALVLMGDKEKGAALGLKPRARILSIGNAGVEPTLMLTGPGPAALQALKRAKMTAKDIDLWECNEAFAAVVLKFQRDLDIPHDRLNVNGGAIAMGHPLGATGAILMGTLLDELERRGLSTGLVTLCVGGGMGVATIIERM, encoded by the coding sequence ATGTCCGATGCCTTTATTTTCGACGCCCTGCGCACACCGCGCGGCCGTGGAAAAACCAACGGATCATTATACGAAATCAAACCCCTGGATTTGCTGGGCACCGCCCTGGAAAACCTACGCACGCGCAATCAATTGGATACCAATGAAGTAGAAGATGTTATCATTGGTTGTGTAACCCCAACCGACGATCAGGGTTTCAACATTGCCAAAGCGGCGCTGATCCATTGTGGTTGGAGTGAGCGGGTAGGGGGACTTACCATCAATCGTTTCTGTGCCTCCGGCCTGGAAGCCATCAACCTGGCCGCTGCAAAAATCAAAATTGGCTGGAGTGGCCTGATGGTCGCAGGTGGCGTGGAAAGTATGAGCCGTGTACCCATGGGGAGTGACGCTGGCCCACTGATGTACGATCCCGAGTTGATCAACCGCGCTGACTACATTCCGCAAGGCATTTCCGCCGACCTCATCGCCACCATTGAGGGTTTCACTCGTGAAGATGTAGATGCTTTTGCTTTGCATAGCCACCAACGTGCCGCTGCGGCTGCACAAGCTGGGTTTTTTGCCAAGTCAATCATCCCCATTTACGACCGCAATGGATTGCCCATTTTGGCCCACGACGAATACGCCCGCCCTGATACCGATGAGGCCATTTTGCAACGTTTGCGGCCTTCATTTGCCAGTGCAGGCGCTTTGGGCTTTGACGAGATGGCCTTGCACAAGTATCCTTTGTTGGAAAAAATCAACCACGTCCATACCGCCGGTAATTCCTCGGGCATTGTAGATGCGGCGGCATTGGTACTGATGGGCGACAAAGAAAAAGGTGCCGCCCTGGGGCTTAAACCCCGTGCGCGTATCCTGTCGATCGGCAATGCTGGGGTAGAACCTACCCTGATGCTTACTGGCCCTGGCCCTGCGGCATTACAAGCTTTAAAACGGGCCAAAATGACGGCCAAAGACATTGACCTCTGGGAATGCAACGAGGCCTTTGCAGCGGTAGTCCTGAAGTTTCAACGCGACCTCGACATCCCGCACGACCGCTTGAATGTGAATGGTGGTGCCATCGCCATGGGGCATCCGCTGGGTGCAACGGGTGCGATTTTGATGGGTACACTACTGGACGAGCTGGAAAGAAGGGGCCTCAGTACTGGCCTGGTGACCCTTTGTGTGGGTGGCGGAATGGGCGTCGCCACCATCATCGAACGCATGTAG
- a CDS encoding carboxypeptidase-like regulatory domain-containing protein yields the protein MKKIYFLLITCLFGFTLLGQETITLNWKITDDNLVPLVGVSVWKKGTHDGTSTDVNGNFSIKVTSDRDVIIISYLGFETLEIPITNDLPANWIEFLPKTDYTLQEVIITGLSINESTQIVCGPFPFMHVCWVNQSKNSEEIVLPENFTIQFSGFDTKIFPIPTPNAIFLQQETPLGQLDLYNLSGQKLQSFNFSDQLNASIDLSDLPSGTYLLRSSNGWVEKVVLQKL from the coding sequence ATGAAAAAAATTTACTTTTTATTGATCACTTGCCTTTTCGGGTTTACACTTTTGGGACAGGAAACCATTACCCTTAACTGGAAAATTACAGATGACAATTTGGTGCCTCTCGTAGGTGTAAGCGTTTGGAAAAAGGGTACACATGATGGGACTTCAACGGATGTAAATGGAAATTTTTCCATTAAAGTTACATCTGATAGAGATGTGATTATTATCTCTTATCTCGGTTTTGAGACATTAGAAATTCCTATTACAAATGATCTTCCAGCAAATTGGATAGAATTTCTTCCCAAAACTGACTACACGTTACAGGAAGTTATCATAACTGGACTTTCTATTAATGAATCAACACAAATTGTTTGTGGACCCTTCCCTTTTATGCATGTTTGTTGGGTCAATCAAAGCAAAAATTCCGAAGAAATAGTTCTACCCGAAAATTTCACTATACAATTTTCCGGTTTTGACACAAAAATCTTCCCGATCCCCACCCCCAACGCCATTTTCCTCCAACAAGAAACTCCTCTCGGTCAGCTCGATCTCTACAACCTCAGTGGCCAAAAACTGCAAAGTTTTAATTTTAGTGATCAGCTGAATGCCTCCATCGACTTGAGTGACTTACCCTCCGGAACCTATCTTTTGCGCAGCAGCAATGGCTGGGTGGAAAAAGTGGTGTTGCAAAAACTATAA
- a CDS encoding glycosyl hydrolase family 95 catalytic domain-containing protein, translated as MSHFVNAQSFDQPNFNPSTVLWYKEPAQKWEEALPVGNGRLGAMVFGKSGEERIQLNEETYWTGGPYSTVVKGGHEVLPEIQKYVFEGKMLKAHNLFGRRTMGYPVEQQKYQSLANLHLFFAEAEPATVYKRWLDLETGITSVEYRVQEVRYRRDVFVSAPDQVVVLRLTASEAQKISFKANLRGVRNPAHSNYGTDYFTMDPYGQDGLMLKGKSSDYLGVEGKLRFEGQVKVVAEGGTVRTDDVDLWVEKADAVTVYFTAATNFVNYHDVSADPHARVEAVWKNMAGKSYPQIRDAAVKDHQKYFQRTTLQLEIAASSYLPTNERMLNIQKTADPSLAALCYNFGRYLLIGSSRPGTQPANLQGIWNNDMNPAWDSKYTTNINTEMNYWPAETGNLPECVEPLIQMVKELMDQGSQVAKEHYGCRGWVFHQNTDLWRVAAPMDGPSWGTFTTGGAWLCTQLWEHYLFSMDKEYLKEIYPVMQGSVQFFMDFLVETPDKKWLVTNPSTSPENFPASPGNQPYFDEVTGMNLPGTTICYGSSIDMQILSDLFGYYVQASALLQVDQEFAAKVAAARKRFPPPQIGKDGALQEWAEDWGQLEKAHRHYSHLYGLYPGNVLSTWRTPQWIAGVKQVLEQRGDEASGWSRAWKMCLWARLYDGDRLDKIFKGYLKDQAYPQLFAKCYTPMQVDGSFGVAAGVMEALVQSHEGRIHLLPALPSAWHTGSLNGTRVRGGFLLDFSWKAGKVQQAKLVSNAGQSCRLKIAEGKLQITQGGKAVSGKLMEDGSVSFPTQAGKEYLVKILDLR; from the coding sequence TTGTCCCACTTTGTAAACGCTCAAAGTTTTGACCAACCCAATTTCAACCCCAGCACCGTACTTTGGTACAAAGAACCCGCCCAAAAATGGGAAGAAGCCCTGCCCGTAGGCAATGGCCGCCTGGGCGCCATGGTTTTTGGCAAATCCGGCGAAGAACGCATTCAACTGAACGAAGAAACCTACTGGACGGGCGGCCCCTACTCTACCGTGGTCAAAGGGGGGCATGAGGTGCTGCCCGAGATTCAAAAATACGTTTTTGAGGGCAAAATGCTCAAGGCGCACAACCTCTTTGGGCGTCGCACGATGGGCTATCCCGTGGAGCAACAGAAGTACCAAAGCCTGGCCAACCTCCACCTCTTTTTTGCGGAAGCAGAACCCGCTACCGTTTACAAACGCTGGCTCGATTTGGAGACCGGCATTACTTCGGTGGAGTATCGGGTGCAGGAGGTTCGATACCGCCGCGATGTGTTTGTTTCTGCGCCCGATCAGGTGGTCGTGCTGCGCTTGACGGCCTCTGAAGCGCAAAAAATCAGCTTTAAAGCCAACCTGCGCGGCGTGCGCAACCCCGCCCATTCCAATTACGGCACGGACTATTTTACCATGGATCCCTACGGCCAGGATGGTTTAATGCTGAAAGGAAAATCTTCGGACTACCTCGGTGTGGAAGGAAAATTGCGCTTTGAAGGCCAGGTAAAAGTAGTGGCCGAAGGCGGCACGGTACGTACCGATGACGTCGATTTATGGGTGGAAAAAGCCGACGCGGTGACGGTCTATTTTACCGCCGCCACCAATTTTGTCAATTACCACGATGTGAGTGCCGATCCACACGCCCGGGTTGAGGCAGTTTGGAAAAATATGGCGGGCAAATCCTATCCCCAAATCCGCGATGCCGCCGTCAAAGACCACCAAAAATACTTTCAGCGCACGACTTTGCAGCTGGAAATCGCGGCCAGTTCTTATTTGCCCACCAATGAGCGGATGCTCAACATTCAAAAAACTGCCGACCCTAGTTTGGCTGCCTTATGCTACAACTTTGGCCGCTATTTGTTGATTGGGTCTTCCCGCCCCGGCACCCAGCCCGCCAACCTGCAAGGCATCTGGAACAACGACATGAATCCCGCCTGGGATTCCAAATACACCACCAACATCAACACGGAGATGAATTACTGGCCCGCAGAAACGGGCAATTTGCCGGAATGTGTGGAACCCCTTATCCAGATGGTCAAAGAATTGATGGATCAAGGCAGCCAGGTGGCCAAAGAACACTACGGTTGTCGCGGCTGGGTGTTCCACCAAAATACCGATTTGTGGCGGGTAGCCGCGCCGATGGATGGCCCGAGTTGGGGTACGTTCACCACGGGTGGTGCCTGGTTGTGTACACAGTTGTGGGAGCATTACCTGTTCTCGATGGACAAGGAATACCTGAAGGAAATTTACCCGGTCATGCAGGGTTCGGTGCAGTTTTTTATGGATTTTCTGGTCGAAACACCCGATAAAAAATGGCTGGTCACCAATCCTTCCACCTCTCCCGAAAATTTCCCGGCCAGCCCTGGGAATCAACCCTATTTTGACGAAGTGACCGGGATGAACCTGCCGGGTACCACCATTTGTTATGGCTCTTCGATTGACATGCAAATTCTGTCCGACTTGTTTGGCTACTACGTACAAGCTTCCGCACTGTTACAGGTAGATCAGGAATTTGCGGCAAAAGTGGCGGCGGCTCGCAAACGTTTCCCTCCGCCTCAAATTGGCAAAGATGGGGCTTTACAAGAATGGGCCGAAGATTGGGGGCAACTGGAAAAAGCGCACCGGCACTATTCACATTTATACGGCTTGTATCCGGGCAATGTGTTGTCCACCTGGCGCACGCCGCAATGGATTGCAGGGGTAAAACAAGTATTGGAGCAACGGGGAGACGAAGCTTCGGGCTGGTCACGCGCCTGGAAAATGTGCCTTTGGGCACGGCTTTACGATGGTGATCGATTGGATAAAATCTTCAAAGGATACCTCAAAGACCAGGCTTACCCGCAGTTGTTTGCCAAGTGTTACACTCCCATGCAGGTGGATGGTTCTTTTGGCGTAGCCGCAGGGGTGATGGAGGCTTTGGTGCAGTCGCACGAAGGGCGGATCCACTTATTGCCCGCCTTGCCTTCGGCCTGGCATACCGGAAGTTTGAATGGCACGCGGGTGCGTGGAGGTTTTTTACTGGATTTTTCCTGGAAAGCGGGGAAAGTGCAGCAGGCCAAATTGGTGTCGAACGCGGGGCAGAGTTGTCGCTTGAAAATTGCTGAAGGGAAGCTGCAAATTACGCAAGGAGGGAAAGCCGTCAGCGGCAAATTGATGGAAGATGGGTCGGTCAGTTTTCCGACTCAAGCTGGCAAGGAATATTTGGTTAAAATACTAGACTTGAGGTAA